The genomic region ATCTTAATTGGCTGAATCTTTTCACAAGAAAATTCATGTTAGGTTAGAAAAATGTTGTAGACAATTTGCTCTggaaaagtgttttttttttttaatttaaaatgttTAGAACATGAAGCTTATCTCTAGTTTTATACATGGAGCAGGTGATAAGAATGTACACGAAGCAAATATTATTAGGGCTGGAGTATCTCCACAAAAATGGTATCATGCACAGGGATATTAAGGTAAATTCTAACTTTtcatatgtatgtatgcatgagtGAAATAACTCAGTATGTGAGTGTGAGTTTGTAGGTTGTAATGTATGGAGTTAGCCACGTATATTCATTCACGTGTCAACTGACAAAATACTCTGGCAGGGGGCAAATATACTTGTTGATAATAAAGGACAAATTAAACTCGCAGATTTTGGAGCCTCCAAGAAAGTTGTAGAGTTGGTATGCGGGATATTTAATCCAATCTTTATTCCTTATTGAATAATTCTTTTTATAAACTGTGTGCTTGCATATTTTTCTTAGGCTACAATGACTGGTGCTAAGTCAATGAAGGGTACCCCATATTGGATGGCCCCTGAAGTTATACTTCAGACTGGCCACAGCTTGTAAGTGAATTAATACATATCATGCCaatatgttattattatttcTTATATGCTGTCTTTCTTTCTGAATTTTATATCTTAGCATTTTCAATGGATCTGTTCTTTTTGTTCATAAGAAAGCAACATGACTTACATGCAGTATACAGTTAACTGCTCTATTACGATGAATTGAGTTGCTTTCTTTTTTTAGCTCTGCTGATATATGGAGTGTTGGATGCACCGTTATTGAAATGGCAACTGGAAAGCCTCCATGGAGCCAACAATATCAGGAGgtatttgtgtgtgtatatatatatatatatatatagggtaaggttcatgcgagaaccacctttattgcgagaaccaatgtgaacacaacctaaaaaaacctaaccacccccccccccccaaaaaaaaaaaaaaaaaaaaaaaaaactagcagTTATGTACTAAATCATGTATGTTTTCTTCAGGTTGCTGCTCTCTTCCATATAGGGACAACAAAAGCTCATCCACCTATACCAGACCATCTTTCTGCTGATGCAAAGGATTTTCTATTAAAATGCCTCCAAAAGTATGAATTTTGTTTTCTATTCCtgtgtttattatttttttttcatggaTGTGCTGTGCCTAATAATGTAACCTCCAAGTGTATCCACATTGTGACAATATTCACCGTTTGTTTTAGTTTCTTATTTTGTATCTTGCATTTAAATGTTGATTGCGCTTGTAGGGAACCGGATCTCAGGCCTAATGCATCAGAGTTGCTTCAGGTGATTCTCCATGACAAGTTTTATGTATAGAGATGAGATttctatttgttttgtttttttctataattttttttGTGCAATAAGTTTTTGGCTAAGATGTTTCAGTCCAAATGATTAACTTAGAAATGCCAAAAATGTTAAGGAAAAGTTTGTTTTTATGGTGGTTGTTGATTCTCTGCAGCATCCTTTTGTTACTAAGGAGTATAACGAGACTCATCCTGCCTTTCGGACATCACTTATGGTCAGATTTCTAGCATGAGCTCCCTTCGATTCAATTTTCTCAAAATTAAACATACccaaaccatttttataaatatcaTAACACAATTTTGTGATATCAGGGCACCCCCGACAATCAGATACCAATGTCTAGGAAGGAACCTAGGAATCTGTAAGATTTTTTTTTATCTTCAGCTTGTTTATACGTTATATAAGTTTTTGCTAGCGGTCGCCGGTCACCTTTTTGCCCCATTTGTTTTTGAACGGGTTGATTCGGGTTATATTTTTATCTCAAATGGGTCAAGCGGTTATCAATAAAAAAAGCTAGCTAAAAATGACATGGGTACCCCAAACATGTCAAAAGTCATCAAAAGTGTCGTTTTAACGCATAATACCTCTTTCCTTCATTTATTCATAAAGTTATATTACACTTGAAATActattatttataaaaatttgaAAGGTTCAGACAACACTTTTATGGTCAACTCAACCCGGCTCGTTTCGACTCATAAAAACTGTTTTGACCCATTATTCAACTTTTGCAATAAATGAAAAATTGTTTGCTAATGCAGCATTAGCCCTGAGATTAAAACAAGTGGTGGCATGGTGGATGCTCACGATATGAACAGCGTGAGGTGCTCAACTATATACCCCGACAAATTTTCTGGACAACCTATGTGGGGTGCAAGCAGATACGATGATGACATGTGTCAGATGGATGATGATGATCTCATGGCTGGCAAATCCATGAAGTTAGATTCCACTTCAATAACCAATGATGTCAATAAGGTATAACAAATTCACATATACCATTGTTTTAGACGTGTTTCATCTTAATGCTAACtggtgtattatatatacatatatatatatatatatgtcatgACAGAGTTATAATCCCATGATGGAACCTGATGATGACTGGCCCTGTCAGTTTGATGGAAGTCCAGAAGTGGGTTCAAATGCGGCAGCTAATTTGTTTCCGGATCAAGTTTCGGAAATTACGGAAGTGACCCCTGTAGAATTAGACAATGGAGATAATGATGGTTTCACTTTTCCTAATGGGGCTTCtggaattgaagaagatgatgaagttaCGGAAGTAAAGATAAGGGCATTCCTGGATGAGAAGGTGAGATTCGATTACATGTAGAATTAGACAATAGATTttggagtaaaatgccattttcgtccctgaggtttggccaattttttttgcaattttcatccgaaggtttgttttttcgcatatGAATCCAAatggtttgaaatcttgccatttttatccagctcgttaactccatccatttttctccgttaagtcaggggtaacgaacctttagacgaaagtcgcaaaactggccaaaccttttggatggagttaacgagcagaatgaaaatggcaagatttcaaaccttttggatccagatgcgaaaaaaacaaacctttagacgaaagtcgcaaaacggGCCTATTCATGCTAATAGTTCCTTGACATTTTCAGTTGTTTGTTGTCATACAGGCTTTAGATTTAAAGAAGATGCAAACGCCTCTATATGAAGAGTTTTACAACTCATTAAACGCAGCCATTTCTCCTGTCGGGATTGAAAACAAGGAAAATTCGTCAACCAACGTGAACCTACCTCCGAAAAGCAAATCACTGAATAGTAACAGGCTGCTAAGAAAGAGGCTATCTTCAGCTGTTGATGTTTCCTATATCAGTAGCCCTGGTGGTAATAAATCTGAGCCTGTATCACATACTAATAATGATCAAAATCCACAAGAACGTCGGTCACCTCAGCATGGTCAAATGAAAGAGAATATTCTTGATTCTCAGAAAGATGCCATTAGTCCAAGGTTTGTAGATGCTAAAAGTTTTATTAGTGCTTGTTATATGGAAGTTGAAACCGAGGCTTGAAAGTTGATATATTTTGTTTGTAGTGCAAGTTTCTCGgagaggcaaagaagatggaaaGAAGAGCTTGCTGAAGAGCTTGAAAGAAAACGAGGCAAGTTTTTTCCTCTATTCTTTCAAATACTTTTGTTctttacacacacacatatatatagagagaAAGAGTTAAGACCCAAGAGAGTACAAGTTCGGCTCatttcaatgtttgagcttggcTCGTTATTATTTTTCAAGCTCAAGCTcagctcgtttattatctattagatatttgattattttgtttatatacatatataattaattttttatatatttaatttataaCTGTATATATAACAAACatataatttttaagttatttttattATAGTGCTATACATAGGTAGAGGATCcggtaaaaagtgctcaaagtgtgagaagtgtattataacactatatataatactatataacaccatataaacaccgtataacaatatgtaacaccatataataccatataacattatgtaacgctatatatcattatataacaaatataacactataggttgtctgatagcatgtctatgatagatgtatagtgttatatttgttatataatgttatatagtgttacatagtgttatatggtattatatggtgttacatattgttatacggtatttatatggtgttatatagtattatatatagtgttataatacacttctcacactttaggccctttttacactatccttacccgcTATACATAATCATATTAATAAAAATCATTATGTTAATATAAATAGTAAGTTTGTTTAGGCACACGAGGCTAGTCAATCCCCATATGTTAAACTCAGGCTTGAGCTCTTTACTAAGGAGCTCCAATCTAGGTttgagctcgtttaagctcgagTAAACTTATGAGGACTTGGCTAGTTTATGTGAGAACAAGTAACTGTAACATTTTCTGGGAGTCTCATACCTTTGACTACGATGACAGAACTTATGCGGCAAGCAGGCGTGGTAAAAACGTCATCTCCAAAGGATCGGATGGTGAACAATCGCCAAAAAAGGTTTTCGTTTCTTGGAAATTGACGCTATGtagttaaatttataaaaatgggCGGGTGgctgttttatttttttgttatatttgTTTATTGTGAAAGCATACAGGCAAGCCTCCCTTCCCTATGTATTAAAAATCCACGTGGTCAGCCTGGTTTATAATTTAtacacatttttttttgttttactttGTTTTGAATCTATCTTATATTCGAAATTTGAAAATAAAGTGAAGCGAGAGTTCATCATTGGGGGTGTTTGGACGTTCGTGTTGAAGTTGATTAATATGTAATATTTGTATGATTATTTTGATACTGTTTCTTAAATGGTAAAGTGATTATGTAAGTATCCTTTATTTTATCTATTACTCACATAAAGGTGGCAAACTTGGTAGTAATAAATCTCCTTTTGTAAAATGTGAACGATTTTTGTAACCATCTTTTATAATAAGGGTCAAATAAAAAAAGAGAGAAGTTACATGATGCTATGAATCTATGATAGCTATCTTTTGTAAAATGGGGGCAATTTTTGAAACAAAGTGTAACGTCTTTGTTCATTTTGATTTGGATTCTTTTTTTTCATCAATATTATTATACTTTTATTCCTAATGTTCATTCACTGGGCCGCTTAATAtgttatgaatttacatcgagagATATGGTAAACAGACCATTATCTTTTTTCTGAATGACagatttggatcactgacggaccactttAGTATCATCGTGACACCAACGGaaccacctgatcatatccatctccactaggcaataaatTTAGAAAAACCTACCGTTGTGGGAATCAAACCTAGTGTTAAAATGTTATTTTGACATTTGTATAATTCATATCATCAAATATATTTTGATATTTGGTTTATTGGTTATATTCATGTTGGGTTATAATTATTGTTGGGCTTCTGTTCAAGTTGTTTCAGCTTATGGGCTGGTTGTTGGGCTGTTGGCCTGTGTTTGTTATGTCGGTTTGATCCAGGGTTTAAAGTGTAAATACAAGGACTGTTGTGTACATTCTTGTATACATCAAGGGGGCTATTTGTATTGTTCTTTTGGTTCAGATATATAATAGAAGAGAGAGAAGGAGCTGATCATTATTGGGATATTTTCTAGGTTTCATCTCAGTTCTCTCTGGTGATTCGTGCACGATTGTTGGTGCTTGTGTTGAAGATCAATCTCAGATCATCCTCTGGAGTGATAATCTGTTTGTGTTTAGATCTCTGTGTTTGAGATCGTTTCTGTATAAGAGATTGTGTTGATCTCTTTGTCTATATCCTTTTTGTATTTCTTGTTTCTTTCTGTATTTTACAAGTTTATGTTCAACAGATCTTTGTAATCTGTTGAACTTGTATTCTGTATTCAAAGGATCTCATATtttgagatctagggtttggttGGGTTGTTTTTGGGTTGGTTAATCAATAAAAGTTTTGTC from Helianthus annuus cultivar XRQ/B chromosome 10, HanXRQr2.0-SUNRISE, whole genome shotgun sequence harbors:
- the LOC110886368 gene encoding mitogen-activated protein kinase kinase kinase NPK1 produces the protein MQDFIGSVRRSLVFKPSAAGAGNDDGAGGSFGGFVEKIGSSIRKSKIFSKASVQALPPPRVVGKMRKEEAGSQIRWRKGELIGCGAFGRVYMGMNLDSGELLAVKQVSVVVNTASKDKTQAHIRELEEEVKLLKNLSHPNIVRYLGTAREESSLNIFLEFVPGGSISSLLGKFGSFPESVIRMYTKQILLGLEYLHKNGIMHRDIKGANILVDNKGQIKLADFGASKKVVELATMTGAKSMKGTPYWMAPEVILQTGHSFSADIWSVGCTVIEMATGKPPWSQQYQEVAALFHIGTTKAHPPIPDHLSADAKDFLLKCLQKEPDLRPNASELLQHPFVTKEYNETHPAFRTSLMGTPDNQIPMSRKEPRNLISPEIKTSGGMVDAHDMNSVRCSTIYPDKFSGQPMWGASRYDDDMCQMDDDDLMAGKSMKLDSTSITNDVNKSYNPMMEPDDDWPCQFDGSPEVGSNAAANLFPDQVSEITEVTPVELDNGDNDGFTFPNGASGIEEDDEVTEVKIRAFLDEKALDLKKMQTPLYEEFYNSLNAAISPVGIENKENSSTNVNLPPKSKSLNSNRLLRKRLSSAVDVSYISSPGGNKSEPVSHTNNDQNPQERRSPQHGQMKENILDSQKDAISPSASFSERQRRWKEELAEELERKRELMRQAGVVKTSSPKDRMVNNRQKRFSFLGN